The Candidatus Nezhaarchaeota archaeon genomic interval GATGGCAACTCCAAGGGCTAGGGTTTCAATAGCCCTAATGGCCTTCAGCGGGCTGAGACCGCAAAGCCTAGGCAACTATACGGGCACAGATGGCATAAAGCTTGGAGATTTCGTAGAAGCCAAGGTGAATGAAGAAGGCATAACATTCACAAAAATTCCAGCCATGCTGGTAGTCAGGAGAGGATTAAGCAAGGCTAGGCATCAATACTTTACCTTCGTTCCACAGCAGACAATAACTTACATTAAAGAGTATTTAGAGGAAAGAGTCAAGCAGGGCGAAGAGCTGAGTAAGGATTCCCCGCTGCTGGGTTTTGACCCCAGAGGCGTTAAAAAGAACAAGTTTCTGAGAACGACTCTCGTTACGAGGGATATTAGAGAGGCTATTTCGAGGGCTGGCTTCCGTTGGAGGCCTTATGTGCTTAGGGCTTACTGCGACACAAACATGATCATAGCCGAGTCTAAGGGCAAAATCAGCCACCCGTATTTGCAGTTTATTATGAGTCATAAGGGCGACATCGAGGCCCGCTACAGCACTAACAAGGGCGTGCTGCCACCAGACATGATTGAGGACATGCGCAAAGCCTACAAAGAATGCGAGCCCTTCCTAAGCACGGCAACCCAGCCCCTAGAACAATCAAGCATAATTAAAGAAGCAA includes:
- a CDS encoding site-specific integrase, whose translation is MRAKYAYLLEDGDVRRWFDNLAAKSYLTATVYLRNLGFYCEVNGTDPKALLRVAKTKAFRDGFTDFVRRLEREGKAGSYIARFKKTLHSWFSYNGLDVRLKVNVRGEHETPTIANERVPSKEELDRILRMATPRARVSIALMAFSGLRPQSLGNYTGTDGIKLGDFVEAKVNEEGITFTKIPAMLVVRRGLSKARHQYFTFVPQQTITYIKEYLEERVKQGEELSKDSPLLGFDPRGVKKNKFLRTTLVTRDIREAISRAGFRWRPYVLRAYCDTNMIIAESKGKISHPYLQFIMSHKGDIEARYSTNKGVLPPDMIEDMRKAYKECEPFLSTATQPLEQSSIIKEAKIEALKSMAKSLLGIDLLDVKVAKERLIGRELSKDEELELYEMELKKLREGKHNPQRIIHEKELEKYLAEGWQFVSVLPSRKILIKKH